The genomic stretch TTTCGCGATTTGAAGTTTTATTGATCTGATGGATTGTTTCAGGGATTTCCAAAGTTCCTGTCATTATTCTGTTGTTTTGATAGTATTTCATTTCGCTTTAATTAATAATGAAATATGACTACAGAAGAAAGAATTGAAGCTGCCGAAACCAGAATCTTTAAAGCGGTTTTCCCTAACACAACCAATCATTACGATACCCTTTTTGGAGGTACTGCCATGCAGCTTATGGATGAAGTAGCCTTTATAGCAGCAACCCGTTTCGCAAGAAAAAGAGTGGTAACAGTAAGCAGCGACAAAATCGATTTTAAAAAACCTATTCCCGCAGGAACCATTGTAGAGCTGATCGGAAAAGTT from Chryseobacterium indologenes encodes the following:
- a CDS encoding acyl-CoA thioesterase — translated: MTTEERIEAAETRIFKAVFPNTTNHYDTLFGGTAMQLMDEVAFIAATRFARKRVVTVSSDKIDFKKPIPAGTIVELIGKVSYVGKTSMKVSVEIYTEQMYSYEREKAIVGDFTFVAIDEFKKPIQIL